In Lodderomyces elongisporus chromosome 1, complete sequence, the DNA window ACCATTTGGAATAATGGCAAacgaaaaaacaaatcaagCATGCAAAAGCCGAGTGCAACGATGGGAAAGATGCAAACTTGTGTGGGGTAGCATAGTATATAGCtttatgaagaagaaatgaaaacttTTTATCCTCTGAGGCTTGACCATCACTGTAAATCATATCAAATGACGGGACCTTATTATCCCCATACAATTTAATAAATGTTGGTGGTGCATTagggaaaagaagataCGTCACAATCAAAGCCGAGTTGAGCATTCCAAGGCTCAATGTCAAGAGACGAAGAGCACCCGGAGCATGCCAAATATAAAGCCAAGCGCCAGCAACCGGTGGAACAATGAAATGAACTGGTACATGAAACACCCACGCAACAATGTTTTTCGTCTTGTAGACTGGGTGCTTAAAGCCATACAAGATATTCAATATTATCCATGCAAGCGAGAATAAGATTACAGGGAATTTTCGCCATAGGTCTCGAACAGTTGTGTTGTTTGTATCATGAAGGTATTTAAAGGCATAATGGTAGTCTGAATGCGTAGACTCATCAAAgatatcttcttcttcaccttCGGTGAACAAGTTTGAATCACTTGCTGGAGATAAAGTTGATGATGCAGATGCAGACCCCGCTGTCGAAGTCGAATGTCTTGAGCTGTCTATTGTCGAAAATGGCGGAAGATTACCCTGGTTCATCAATACTGAGGATATTTGTAGtggtttgagtttgaagtATTGATTATAATGGTTTGGTAAGCTATTGTTTTCCTCATTGTGTCTATAGTAAAAATAGTATAAGATATATGCGCCAAGACTCGTCAATAACAACCCAGTTAAAGAACCCACTGGTTGCTGCCACacatcaaaaaaataagtatCAAAGCGATACAAGAATTTGTAAAAGATATGGTCGGGGCGAGGAATATAGTTAACTGATGCTGTAAATAATATGCAACCTAATACAACAGCAAAATTTCGAAGCCAATCCGTCGAGTATTCCTTAAATGTGCGTTCGTTTAATACTGCTTCAACAAGCCGGTAAAAAGCAATGCTTGCAAGCCTGAATAGTTTAAATACTAGCTGCAATAGTCGACTAGCAATCCTCTTGAGTATAAGAGGCGCAGCTTTGACACCGACATGTATAATTTGTCCTGGTGTCATATAATGGAATAGAAAAAGCAAGGGGAGCAGATGAGCAAAGCAGGCGGATAACGTGAATGTAATAATTtgtcttgttcttttaatccttctttctttttgtaattatttatttaattcGGCGCAGTGGAGGATGGAAGGGGGAGGATAAGAAGGAGGAgcaggaggaggaggaggagaaggtTAAAGGTGGAAATGAAGGGAACGGAAGTGAATAAttgaagacaaaaaaaaacgaaagaaAGTATAAATTGGAATGTTGAGGTTTTGAATGCTCCAAGCAAGAAGACTTTAGAAAAGTATATTATTAATGTTATGAAATTTATGAGTAGGAACCCACAAATGCGATAGATGTTGTGAATGCAGTGAATACAGGGAGTCTAGTGGGATGTAGTGGGATGTAATGGTAATGGTATCTCCCTATCTTTGTCTTGTGCCGTGTTGTGGAATTAGATAACTCCAGCTTCAACCTGTTTTAATgtatttttcctttttccctgttttttttttctttcttttcttttttttttttgcttctttggTTGTTTAGCCGAGACTTCATCTCTGACTTCGATTGTGGGTGAACATTTTTATTACTGTACATTATACATTATACATTATACATCCCATAGCAGATGAAATTGCAAGCACTGCAAAATCCTTATTTCAGAAGTCCTATCAAGATTCATAAGCTGAAACGGTAACCAACAATTCGTAAACATTGACATAAGATTGAGCGATATATGTTTCAATATACGAGTTTACAGAAATGTTATAATACACAAGTCTATTTGTaaacttttaattttgtttttttggaagTGATACGAAATGAAAATCTCGAATTTAACTGACCACATCGAATTCCAAGAGTATAGTGTTGATATTCCATCTCAAACAGGTGAACCAATTATTACAATTAAAAGACAAGAGACATGTCTAGTTTTAGCCGAGAACCAGCGTATTATACAAACTTTTTTTGTGAAAGTTCTTAACAAAGTTAGAGCAGACTCATCTACGAATTCAATTTTGATTAATTGTGAGGGGCAAGAATACTTTCCACGACGTGAATTCCAGAATTCAGAGTCCATCACTACTGAAATAAATGTCCGTACAGTTCAAGATCTAATTTCTGCGCTTGAAAACATACTTGCCTGTACTAGCGATGCGATAATGAACATGGAACGAGAATTACGAGCTATATTGATCTCGAACATTTCGTCCTTTTATTGGACTTTACACTTATTGAATGACGAGAATTATCAGAATCTAGGTTTTAAAACGTACATCCCACCTTCAAATATATACTTGAGACTATCGCATCTTTTCAAACACATTGCTAGAAAATATCATTGCACAGTGATTGTTTTCGGATTCgattttcattttgattGCGGACTTTCTGCCGATAAATATTGCCCACAATCAGACCTTCAAAAATTGAGTAAACTACCGTCACTGTTTTTGAGTTCATTTACTCATATTGTTCATAAAGGTAGAGTCACAGAGGAAAGATTTTATAGAGAATTACAGAAGTGGAGGTGAGATGGAGGGGATGGGTCgtgagaaaagaaatatgtAATGTTAGACAAGTATTTAATTAATACTGAGAAAAACAATAGAGTGAAAATCATgaataaagaaatgaaatatcAAACTGAATGACAACAAAAGTTGCAAAGTATGAGTTTACAAtgataaaattgaaaaaacaaacaaacttaTCTTCAGTGTACAGTAAGTTATAAACCAAGGCTTTGAATAAAATGTTTATTGATATCTTGTTTTatatctgtttttttttatctgtctatgtctctctctctctttctctctttctccttctctctaCATAGCTGCTAAGTCACCAAACTTCTCCCTGTAGCCTGGAACAACCCACTTACCGTTCTTAACCATATAAGTGGTTTTGGCATCCAAGTCTGAGGCTTGTGCAACATCATCGACAGTCAATTGATCGAATGGTCTAGCACTCTCAATGTCCTTCAAAGTGGCCTTCAATTGAGCAATTTCCTCAGTGACTGATTTTTCAGTCAACTTGGCGTTTTCAATAGCTTTTTGCTCGTAGATTTCAATGTTCTTCAAGTTCTTTGAAATATCAAGAGTGACTGGcttgaaagaagaaacagctttttcaatttcgtCAACAACCTTGGTGTTCTTCAACACTGATCTGTAGTGGGCAAAGTCAATCTCTGTTGATTGTGCTGACAAGTCAATGTAATTCTTCTTGGCTTCATCGTATCTCTTTCTAAAAGCTTGCAAGGAAGCAGCAGTGGAGCCGGTCAAACCCAAGCTTTTGACAATCTTGGTGAAGTCAACTTTTGATGCTGCTTGTTTAGCTACAGATGACATGGTGTTTGTTGTGTGAATATGTATGTCAAGTGGAAAGGGGTTTCTACCTCGTTGATGAATGTTATGgctatttttctattttaattttaattttaactttttttttttttttcgtcaaCCCTACACTCAACTTTTCAAAGCcgaaagttttttttttgagccAATAAGATTCTACAGTGAGCTTAAGCTACCGTGAGAGCACAGAAAATGTGGATTTCAATATCAACACTAAAGACTAGAGTATTTCTGCATTGATCAGTCGTATACGTTCTATGGTCAGAGCTAACTGATATGATGTATATGATAGAGTGGAAAACATAACATACGTATGCTATTAACTGGCCAGTGATGGCCAATGAAATATAACCATTCAAAAGTGTCTGCTTGAATCCGCTTTGGCTGCAccgcctttttttttttctaaataTCTCATTTGATTTTTAACATAGCAATACTTTTATCTCGACAGTTTTACTCGACGTATACATACGTAGTAAGCTGGAAGTAAAGAGTTTGACGTTTGATATCATTGCATAGTAGAGTCTTtgttattttcttctttttttttcttttttttgtttggttttaATAAATTGGTTGAATTCTATATTAGGTTGATTCAGCCCATTTCCCCTGTTGATCTTCTGTTCTTAACCAACATCAATCGTAATCTTGCACTCAGTACTTCTGTTGCAATGCTTctacaatttcaatttttgatAAGAACTAAGGAgtaagaaacaaaagtgtTTATCAGGTAATACATCATCTGTTGTACTGTATAAATAAGCATACGGTACTACTAGCAATacgttttgttttgtcttgtTTGCGTTTGCTTGTAATAGTATACTTGCGACATAGCTATATGCGACATTACGGAAATATTTATAAATCTATTTATATAGCCGATTGATCttttacacacacacatacacacacacacacacacacacacacacactctctctctctctctctctctctctgtctctctgtctctctctcgctCTCTCTAGCACACCCATTCTTGGCTTATCCCTTCCTACCCCCCCGCCCCCACCTCCGATTTTAAAACTTAGTAGGACAAATAAGATATGAAGTAATAGTCAATTCTTTCTTGTCCTTCTCACCTCGATATACACATGCTGAAAAATCAAGTGAAAGGTCCCATGAAGGGACTCAATCAAtttattgttgatttgAGAAACTCCAAGgatcaagaagaagagctCAAGAAAATAAGCCACGAAGTAAACAATATTCGATCCAAGATGCAATCGTTTTCATCGTTGAACGGAAGTCAGCGCAAAAAGTATATTTGCAAACTCATCTACGTTTATATTTTGGGGAATCCAGATCTTGTCGATTTTGGTTTTCGAGAGTCGAAAGAGCTTTTGGTATCCTCAAATTACggagaaaagaagttgGGATATTTAGCCGTCTCCATTTTACTAAACAGTCAAGAGTTTGGAAAGAGGCCATTATTTACGGCGAAAGAGCATTTAAATCATGCCTTGACGGAAATCCACGAATACTTGGTTCAAGACTTGCAGTCTCAAGATGACgaagtaaattgtcttgCGATACAAATGATTGCCACCTGTTTTACAACATCAGATGTTATTATCCAGAACACTGATAAAAACGCGTTTAAATGGATGGAAATTATAGATATGGTGTATGCCAGTTTGACATCGCCCATAAATAAGCCGGTGGTAAAGCAGAAGGCTGCAATTGCTTTAAAATCCTTACTTCAGATATACCCCGATGTTCTTGTAAAGAACAATAACTGGACTCCACGGATCTTGAAGGTAATTGAAGAGTCCAAAGATTTTAGTGTGGTGTTATCAAGCATAGGGTTGTTGAATCTAATTTTACAACAAAGCCCCGATAAGGTGCGCTCTGTTATACCATCAGTAGCACAAAGATTATACTCCATTGTGGTTGAAAATCAATGTCCTCCACAGTACTATTATTACGACACACCTGCTCCTTGGCTTGTTGTGAAACTTTTCCAGTTTGTTGAGCATTTCTTTCTAGCGTATAGAGACCTCAAAACAAAGGCACCGGCGGGAGAGTTTGTTGATATCGAAACTTTAAATAAGCTTCGTCAATGTGTTTCAAAGTCCATAAAGGTTGCGTCGCATAACGTGAAGGGCTTGCCGAATAGAAATTCACAAAgttctattttgtttcaagCCGTATCACTTGCTGTATTTCTTGAGGCATCGCCAGAAGCCATTAATGGAGCGTCAAATgcgttgttgatgttgattaGCACTAGCGATACGAACACAAGGTATTTAGCTCTTGATGCATTAATCAAGCTTATTGGTAGACTGGACTCCTCCAATTTATCCTCGCCGGGAGCATTTAAGGATAATTTACCTCTTTTCACCAAACTTCTTCACGAAAAAGATATTTCCATTCGTCGAAAGGCGCTAGATTTGCTCTATACGCTATGTGATGGTTCTAATTTCACTCTTGTTCTAAATGAGTTACTAGAATATTTCCCCCACGCTGATTTAAATATGAAGAGCGAGCTATCAGTAAAAATTGCCGTGTTAGCCGAAAACTTTGCGACGGATTCCACTTGGTATGTTTCCACAATACTCAAACTTTTGTCCATTGGAGGCGGTTCCAATGCCAATGGCTCAAGCTTTATAGATAAGGAGATCTGGGAAAGAATAGTACAGATCATTGTCAACAATGACgatttgcaaaagaaagcGTGCAAAATTATCATaaatttgataaaaaaGCCATTTTCAAGTGCTCCAGCCAACATTGTTTCTTCAGAAAGTTTGATTAAGGTTGCTGCATTTATACTCGGAGAATTTGGTGAACAGGTTGGCGATATTGAGGACTTATCGATAGAAGTACAAGTTCGTTTGCTTTATACAGCATATTTTGGGGTATCTTTAGCAACAAGAGCATTACTATTGACctcatttttgaaaatccTTGTCAAGAATCCTGATCTGACATTTGTCCCTGATATAATTGACTTGTTTGAAGCAGAATCGCAATCGATTGATTTAGAGATCCAGACTAGAGCATATGAGTATTTGAAGCTCTCAACGATGCATTCCGACTTTAGACTAGCAAAAAATGTTGTTCGAGGTATTCCAGCGTttaatcaaaaagaaaacccCTTTTTATCGCGACTTGGGGTGGTGTCGAAGCAGCCTGGATTGAGCAGATCATTGTCGGCAGTTATGGCCAAAAATATCAAGAGTAGACCGGAAGATACAGCTAATGGCAACGGATCAAGTTCGATTAAGAAGACATTGACTAGGAACTGGTATTCTGGATACCACAGAATGCTTCATTTTGATGCTGGTATATTTTACGAAGATCAACTTGTAAAGCTTACTTATCGGATTGTGAAAAATAATGCAATGTTGTGCATCAAATTTACTATCATTAATCTTGCTTATAAGGCTGTTGGTAGAAACATTACTGGCTTCAATGTGCACGATGTGGAGTCATTTGCTAAAGAGCAGAATCCCACGTATACTATCCATATAAAGCTGCGTCCACAAGCAGATTTCTCCGACAAGACACAGATGGATGTGGACGTTAGTATACGGGGCATAGTGGAGAATGGAGAAGATCCAATTATGTCGTTGAATTTCATGTGCGGTGGATCATTTAATCAACTTCATTTGAAAGTGCCAGTTTCCTTGTTAAAAACGATTTCCCCTACCCCGTTAAATTCGGGGGCAGATTTTGAACGGAGATGGACACAGATTGGGCTGCATCTTGGCGCAGAGGGAGAAAGTTCTTTGGTTGTTAATCTTGCCCATCGACACGATGAAGCAGCATTAGAAAGATCACTAACAAGGATTGGTTTTGCAGTAATTCCCAATTACAACTCTGACCCATACGcagaggaaagaaaaattaccCGCGGAGCCGGGATAGTGCACACAGCAAAGACTAATTATGGTGTACTTATCAAGATTGAAAGTTTGAATGTTACGGATAAAGACTTTACATTTACTGTACGTTGTACAGGAGGCGGGGTTGCACCAGTAATCATGCATACTTTGCAGGAGATATTTGTAGGTAGATATTGATTAAAAGAttatcttttcctttttttgtttatttgtttattcgtttattttttcatttttcatttttcattttccattttccattttctatttttcatttttcatttccttgtTTATCtatgtatttattttactGTTTgctatttcatttttaatattactttaatgaagaaagagacagaaacaaaaaaaaaaacaaatatatacatacaatAAACCTATATAAAGATATGATATGATATGGGCAATAAAACGTCACTTGTGAAATCATTGAGAATTGGATTAACTGATGTGACCGTAGTTGATATCCTATACCAGCGTTGAATTTGCTACACCTATTTGAAATCAATCAGAAGTGGGAGTGGAGGAGttattggttttttttttttattatttaccTGATTTTTAGCCGTGTATATCCTCAAATATTTTGTGCCCCACTTTGAAGTAATAATTACTCGGAGGTGGGGCAAAAAGgtggaagaaagaaagaacgaCATGAATAAATAAGTAGAGAAATGTTCAGGAAATAATTCGTGTTAACTATCTTATTTGTTAGGTAGAGAGCTACTTAAAAATTGTTAATTCCATCTTTTCCCACCATCGCATCACCTTGAGTAGCACATTCTCCCCACTTTACCTTGATTAGAACAAATCGAGACATTAAGCCATGAAGAGGCAAGTAGATAATAGATGTGAATCAATATAGACTCCTGAAATGGTAAGACGTACAAAatcagttttttttattttttaccTGAAAAGGTTTTTCCATATGGAATTTCCTGATTaggaaatttttttttcccttgcAAACAGGCACTTTCTCGAGAAAAGGTTAGAGAGAATTGCAACAGTATGcgactatttttttttttaattttttttttgcagctAAAGTCTTGCCCACCTCCACCCATCATAATGGCTATACAGTTTCTTTCtatcatcttttttttttctttttttttaagatTAAAACTTTTATTTGCTTTACCTACATGGTGTTGTAATTTGATTGATATATAACGTCTGGTATTTCATTATGGTTAAACTTTGGATATCTTGGACAAATTTTTCTCtgcattcttttttacattcttttctcttttcactttcatCAGACGGCAGGCTATAGGGGACTACAAAATCACTTTACTTTCATTCTTCTGCTCCACTAGCCCAGGCTCATCCATATatccatatatatatatatatatatctacatATATTTTGCAATGCATAGCCAACTGCTTTTCATCATACTTGCATTTTGCTTGCAACTCATTTATTCAGCACCTGCACCGGTAGTGATTACTGTTTGGGAAACTGTCACTTCGACTTCAAACACTGGTACGCCCACACctgcaacagcagcagcagttgtcTCAGCAGGGGCTAATACTGTGGCTGCTCAaaatgttgctgctgccaGTCCAAGTGCCACATCCACAAGCACTTCCAACTTTTGGAGTAATTTGTTAGGGGATTTGagatcttcttcatcaacttcgtcaacagcagcagcagctgctgctgcatcAACTACACCTTCAGCTACAGCATCCACTGGCACTAGCACTTTTTCCAGTTGGTTGAGTAGTTTATTTTCCggaagcagcagcagtgaCACTACTTCTACCGCCTCAACGTCTTCTGGATCAAGTGGAACTAGTTTTTGGGACAGATTGAGTAGTTTGCTCTCTAGCGGTTCTTCAAGCTCAGCTAGCTCAGCAACTACTGCTTCGGGCGTGCTTTTGCAATCGTCGGCTTATTCGGCTTCTACTCCAACTTTGCAAGTTCTTACATCATCAGCCACTTCAGCAACATACACGCCTTCTTTCACATTGTCATCTTCGTCTTcgtcgtcttcttcttcttttacttcCTCTTCCACCACTTCATCAAGCACTTCCACTGGTGATATCTACGCTGAAATTTCTCAATGCAGCGACATTGATGAGTCATTTGCAACCGCTATTTTGGACGCCCACAACAAAGATAGAGCTATCCACCAAGTTGGTCCATTGTCTTGGGATGTCGACACTTATAACTATGCCAAAAATAATGCTGACAATTACGATTGTTCTGGTGTTTTGACCCACACGCATGGCCAATACGGTGAAAACTTGGCAGCTGGATTCAAAGATGGTCCAAGTGCTGTTGAAGCCTGGTATGTCGAGAACGAGGACTATAACTACAATACAGCAAACACTTATACACATTTTACACAACTTGTATGGAAAGCTTCAACCAAGGTTGGATGTGCGTATAAGGATTGTAGAGCCGAAAACTGGGGTTTGTACATTATTTGTGAGTATGATCCTGCTGGAAACATAATTGGTGAAAATAAGGAGAATGTGTTCCCTGCAGCATCCTAGTTGACTCATTCAGCAcgatttttattttccttagGAAAACAGCAGAAAGAGAAACATACCAATAATGATTAATGAATACATCGAAAAATGGGTTGCCCTTAGGTTTGTTTCCAACATTTGCAAATAATTCAGTTCTACGTTACTTTtccctttgttttttttttccttttaaaAGATTTCATAAATAAATGTTCAGATATTCGTAATCAAAGTGTAAAGTGCTTTATTCTATTCATTTTGgcttttattgttttgttctgttctgttctgttctgttctgttctgttctgttctgttctgttctgttctgttctgttctgttctgttctgttctgttctgttctgttctgttctgttctgttctgttctgttttctgttctgttttgttttgttctgttttgttttattctcttctgttttctgttttctgttttcttctcttctcttctaaTCTTCACTCCCTGAAAAAACTTGTTCAAAATATGTATCAACAACGAGCAAAAGCACATGCCTAAGTACGAGTTCAGAAATGGCTTCAGAAGTGTACTACCGTATTACACAACTCACAATACTCACGTAAAGAAGAGGTGGGTAGGAAAAACTTTACTTGATGTTTACCAGCGTGAGCTTGGAGAGGCTAAAGATGTGGTGATCAATGATATCattaatgaaaaattgtatatatCGGATAACGTGGGCACAACAAAACCTACTCAAGTGATAAAGGGTATCGAGGTCCTATCGGAGAGAAAAATCCAGGAAAAAGATGTAATTACCTGTACTCAACACAGACATGAACCCAAAATCGTTTGGCCGGAAAATCCAATCAGTGTGGTgtttgaagatgatgatataATTGTGATTGATAAACCATCTGGGATTCCTGTACATCCTACTGGAAGCTACATGTTCAACTCCTTGTCAGAAATTGTGAAAGAAATGTTCAACTTTGACAATATTTGGACTTGCCACAGACTTGACAAAGTCACGAGCGGTGTAGTAATCTTGTGCAAGAATAGGGATGCAGCAGTCAAGTTTCTGAATATTTTGCTAGAAAAGTCAgataaagtaaagaaaatatacCTTGCTAGAGTTAATGGGAAGTTCCCTGATGGTGTTTATCGCTATACATGTCCCATATTGGCTGTGAATATGAACGGGTATATCCAGCCGAGCAACCTCGAAAGTCTTCTGACACTAACTTCAACAATATTCGAAAGAGTCAACTTTGATTCGCTGTCAAACACCTCAATAGTCAGATGTCAGCCCATATCGGGAAAATTTCATCAAATCAGAATACACTTGCGCAACTTGGGATTCCCCATCTCAAATGATTTGTTTTATAAAACACAAGATGTTCCTTTGGACACCTATCTGATGAAAAACGAACTAGAAAGTGATTTGTACAGaataatttttgaaaaatacccacattttgcaaaattgcAACCATGGCGGGTTGAATCAAAATATAACGTTGGCCAGAAATACCAGCAAGACGAATTTTacgaacaaaaacaaaccgACTATATCAACATTAATAAAACTTTTGGAACACATTTTGATGACATTCACAAACGGTTAGCAAATTTAAAACAACTTCAAACAGAACGTTTACAAAATTTAAGGTCTTCAACATGCAATGAATGCGGGCGAAAATTGTTTGAAGAGGACTATTCTGCTAATTCAAACATTTATTTACATGCGCTAAGTTTTGAATATGGGGGTAATACAAAGTTTGAGACTGATTTGCCACAATGGGCTTTACCAAACTGGAGTTTGCATCAGTAAAGGAATTAATTGGTTtgctttaaattttttttttttttaaaaattgcatgtatttatatatttgcCTTACATTTTTGCTGTTTAGTAATTCCGCAATGGTACTAATCTTTTAATTTACAAacttggtttttttttgtttccttttctaatcccttttcctttccctatccgtattgttgttgctgttgctgcttctgttgttgttgttcctgttgttgttgttcctgATGATGCTGCTCTTTTACCCATTATTCTGAaaatattttcttttgtatttttcttATCTTCTTTAAACCTGTAACCCAAAAAAGGTAATCTGATTCTGGGATCTCGTACACCCCCACCTTCCAAATGTTTCTTCAAGGATATTGCATTGATTTGCCTGGGCCTATGAGACTCTTGGCATTGCTTTTGTAGCCGCATCCATAAACGGGGCTGTGTTGAGATTGCCTCAACTGCTGCTTCAAACTCATTTCGTACTGCATTTTCCTGTTCCTTCGTAATTGGTACTTTAAATACAGTGCAGATAAATAGTCCCGATAGTTTCTCTACACCGCCAATGTTCATCCTTTTCTCAATTGCATCAATCAAAAATTGTCTAAACCGCCTTTTTAAAATGCTTCTTCCACATGCAGATTGCGTTGGATGTGGATTTTTTACCATAAAGTTTAATCGCTTGTATTTTCCATTATATGACTTGAAATCTTCCTCTAACTTTTGGTTGTTCATCATACTAATTCCAAATGTGCTAAAGAGCATCGCTACATTGGATTTGCGATATCTAGATGCATCATGTGATTGGGGTAAGAATTGAATGGCAAGGAAATTACTTCTTGTGATGGGAGGACACTTtttaaaattgttttttcgCAATATTTGGTTGAATACGGCTTGGTCCACACCTTTGATTTCGGTTTGGTGACTAGGTAGTGCCTGGGTCTGATATGGTTGCGGATTTcgtaatttcttttcaaacttttgaaCTGAAAAAGGTTTGGCTTCATATTTGGCGTATTTGGATTTAACAAGAGGAAGAGCCAAATGGAAATTCTGTTCCGAGGGTATATATCGACATCTTGTAGTCTCCAGAATCTGCCTAGTGGCTCTAGCTAAATAGCCTTCTAGCAATGTTCTGGACAGCATAAGGTGAATTtatattatcattatcatgTATTTCAGATAGGGTTGAAAGAGTTAACTACACATTCTACGAATTCTACAAATTTTATTGCTGATGCAAaatttatgtatatatatatgtatatattctCTGTGTTACTTTTTCTCGTTCTGTTCTTTCTCGGTTTTATTTCTGcctctgtctctctctctctctctgtctctctctttttgattttttcttttcctttctttttttttttttcttttctccctGTGTGTTTTGTTGGTTGTGGGGTTTCTGTTATCTTTATTCTTCCTGTGGCTGCCAAAGTGTGACACCTGTATCGGCAGATGCAAAAGTGTACAACTTTGGATTAAACATTACAATCTTTGGCACGCCATGTGATGATTT includes these proteins:
- the PRY1 gene encoding sterol-binding protein; the protein is MHSQSLFIILAFCLQLIYSAPAPVVITVWETVTSTSNTGTPTPATAAAVVSAGANTVAAQNVAAASPSATSTSTSNFWSNLLGDLRSSSSTSSTAAAAAAASTTPSATASTGTSTFSSWLSSLFSGSSSSDTTSTASTSSGSSGTSFWDRLSSLLSSGSSSSASSATTASGVLLQSSAYSASTPTLQVLTSSATSATYTPSFTLSSSSSSSSSSFTSSSTTSSSTSTGDIYAEISQCSDIDESFATAILDAHNKDRAIHQVGPLSWDVDTYNYAKNNADNYDCSGVLTHTHGQYGENLAAGFKDGPSAVEAWYVENEDYNYNTANTYTHFTQLVWKASTKVGCAYKDCRAENWGLYIICEYDPAGNIIGENKENVFPAAS
- the ATP7 gene encoding ATP synthase d subunit yields the protein MSSVAKQAASKVDFTKIVKSLGLTGSTAASLQAFRKRYDEAKKNYIDLSAQSTEIDFAHYRSVLKNTKVVDEIEKAVSSFKPVTLDISKNLKNIEIYEQKAIENAKLTEKSVTEEIAQLKATLKDIESARPFDQLTVDDVAQASDLDAKTTYMVKNGKWVVPGYREKFGDLAAM